A stretch of Flavobacterium sp. N2270 DNA encodes these proteins:
- a CDS encoding OmpH family outer membrane protein, giving the protein MKRALLILGIAFAMISCNKNEQKTENFKTAYIDTAELLKEYDKYKAEEEKFKVKSEEMSRPLESKFRAFENEAKSFESNARVKGQAWAQQKGAELQQREQQLGIEQNALIQQLQLEGAQLRDSIIKEVRQYIKDFGKKEGYDYIYGTGDAATILYSKDSYNITKEVLEKLNKDYSSKAATEPKKSEATKEEEEKK; this is encoded by the coding sequence ATGAAAAGAGCCTTATTAATTTTAGGAATTGCATTTGCAATGATTTCTTGTAACAAGAACGAACAAAAAACAGAAAACTTTAAAACTGCATATATCGATACTGCCGAATTATTGAAAGAATATGATAAGTATAAAGCCGAAGAAGAAAAATTTAAAGTGAAATCTGAAGAAATGAGTAGGCCATTAGAGTCAAAATTCAGAGCTTTTGAGAATGAAGCTAAAAGTTTTGAAAGTAATGCAAGAGTAAAAGGTCAAGCTTGGGCGCAACAAAAAGGTGCTGAATTACAACAAAGAGAACAACAATTAGGTATTGAACAAAATGCTTTAATTCAACAATTGCAATTAGAAGGAGCTCAATTAAGAGACTCTATCATTAAAGAAGTTAGACAATATATTAAAGACTTCGGTAAAAAAGAAGGGTATGATTATATTTATGGTACAGGAGATGCTGCAACTATTTTATATTCAAAAGATTCTTACAACATTACCAAAGAAGTTTTAGAAAAATTAAATAAAGATTATTCTTCTAAGGCTGCTACTGAGCCAAAAAAATCGGAAGCTACTAAAGAAGAAGAAGAGAAAAAATAA
- a CDS encoding ATP-binding protein has product MLFKDILGQDHIKNHLTKSATAGRIPHAQLFVGPEGSGTLSMAIAYAQYILCGNMDQENTNGNEACNLKFDHFSHPDLHFVFPVATNEDVKKHPVSANFMVSWREFLHENPYGSLFDWYKKIGVEKKQGQIGVDEASEINKALSLKAYEGGYKVMIIWMADKMNTAASNKLLKLLEEPPNKTVFILITEHLDDLLQTIISRCQVLDFIGISESVIAENLVSRENCDQNVALKIAHQSEGNYNKALHILKKDADEYPFEEWFIEWIRSAFKAKGNAAAILDLIKWSENIAGLGREVQKQFLNYCIYFFRQALMANYQAKELVFFEPTVSNFNLEKFAPFVDGSNINDIFKELETAIYHIERNGNSKIILTDLSIKLTRLIHKKQ; this is encoded by the coding sequence ATGCTTTTTAAAGATATTTTAGGACAAGATCATATAAAAAACCATTTAACAAAAAGTGCCACTGCCGGACGGATTCCGCATGCGCAACTCTTTGTTGGTCCGGAAGGTAGCGGAACGTTATCGATGGCAATTGCGTATGCACAATATATTTTGTGTGGAAACATGGATCAAGAAAATACCAATGGAAATGAAGCTTGTAATTTAAAATTCGACCATTTTTCGCATCCCGATTTGCATTTTGTTTTCCCAGTTGCCACTAACGAAGATGTAAAAAAACATCCGGTAAGTGCAAATTTCATGGTTTCGTGGAGGGAATTTTTACATGAAAATCCGTACGGAAGTTTATTTGATTGGTATAAGAAAATTGGGGTCGAAAAAAAGCAAGGTCAAATAGGAGTAGACGAAGCAAGTGAAATTAATAAAGCACTTTCGTTAAAAGCATACGAAGGCGGTTACAAAGTAATGATCATTTGGATGGCCGATAAAATGAATACTGCCGCTTCTAACAAGTTACTAAAACTATTAGAAGAACCACCAAACAAAACGGTTTTCATTTTAATAACTGAACATTTAGACGACTTATTGCAAACCATTATTTCGCGTTGCCAAGTATTAGATTTTATAGGAATTAGTGAAAGTGTTATTGCTGAAAATTTGGTTTCACGTGAAAACTGCGACCAAAATGTAGCGTTGAAAATTGCACACCAAAGCGAAGGAAATTACAATAAAGCATTGCACATCTTAAAAAAAGATGCCGACGAATATCCGTTTGAAGAATGGTTTATTGAATGGATACGAAGTGCGTTTAAAGCCAAAGGAAATGCAGCTGCTATTTTAGATTTAATAAAATGGAGCGAAAACATTGCGGGCTTGGGTAGAGAAGTGCAAAAGCAGTTTTTAAACTATTGCATTTACTTTTTCAGACAAGCGTTAATGGCGAATTACCAAGCGAAAGAATTGGTGTTTTTTGAACCAACCGTTTCCAATTTTAATTTAGAAAAATTTGCTCCTTTTGTAGATGGAAGCAATATAAATGATATCTTTAAAGAACTTGAAACCGCTATTTACCATATTGAAAGAAATGGAAATAGTAAAATTATTTTAACCGATTTATCGATAAAACTAACCCGATTAATTCATAAAAAACAATAA
- a CDS encoding DNA cytosine methyltransferase, producing the protein MLLKEKISIKNFEDKKFKIRLIESEKDTEAAFTHYLHNHKNGVSKFYKPDAIEHVKNLIEYKYPEEKISNLVAEEALQYLIFQQENIPFPAPKEPNFKFIDLFAGIGGFRLAFQNLKGKCVFTSEWDKYSKQTYKANFGEVPFGDITKKATKNYIPDGFDILCAGFPCQAFSIAGKRGGFEDTRGTLFFDVAEIIKKKKPKAIFLENVKGLRSHDSGKTLETILNVLREDLGYFVPEPQIINAKEFGVPQNRERIFIVGFRKDLGVTEFKYPKPINEKLTLKDILETETVSVKYYLSETYINTLRNHKARHENKGNGFGYEIIPLDGTANAVVCGGMGRERNLVYDFRLTDFTPITHITGKVNREGIRKMTPREWARLQGFPDDYKIVVSDAQAYKQFGNSVAVPAIQATAKKIIEKLKLL; encoded by the coding sequence GTGCTTCTAAAAGAAAAAATATCGATAAAAAATTTTGAAGATAAAAAATTCAAAATCAGACTTATAGAATCTGAAAAAGATACGGAAGCTGCCTTTACACATTATTTACATAATCACAAAAACGGAGTTTCTAAATTCTATAAACCAGATGCAATTGAACACGTAAAAAATCTAATTGAATATAAATACCCAGAAGAAAAAATATCTAATTTAGTTGCAGAAGAAGCATTGCAATATTTAATATTCCAACAAGAAAACATCCCTTTTCCTGCGCCTAAAGAGCCTAATTTTAAGTTTATCGATTTATTCGCTGGTATTGGAGGATTTAGATTAGCTTTTCAAAATTTAAAAGGTAAATGCGTTTTTACAAGTGAGTGGGACAAATATTCAAAACAAACATATAAAGCAAATTTTGGAGAAGTTCCATTTGGAGACATTACTAAAAAAGCTACTAAAAATTATATTCCTGACGGATTTGACATTCTATGTGCTGGATTTCCTTGTCAGGCATTTTCAATTGCTGGAAAACGTGGAGGATTTGAAGATACAAGAGGAACCTTGTTTTTTGATGTTGCAGAAATCATAAAAAAGAAAAAACCAAAAGCTATATTTTTAGAGAATGTAAAAGGCTTAAGAAGTCATGATAGTGGAAAAACTTTAGAGACAATCTTAAATGTTTTAAGAGAAGATTTAGGTTATTTTGTGCCAGAGCCACAAATTATAAATGCAAAGGAGTTTGGTGTGCCACAAAATAGGGAAAGAATTTTTATTGTAGGTTTTAGAAAAGATTTAGGTGTTACAGAATTTAAATATCCTAAGCCTATAAATGAAAAACTAACACTAAAAGATATTTTAGAAACTGAAACTGTTTCTGTAAAGTATTATTTATCTGAAACTTATATAAACACATTAAGAAATCACAAAGCTAGACACGAAAATAAAGGGAATGGGTTTGGATATGAAATTATTCCATTAGATGGAACTGCAAACGCTGTCGTTTGTGGTGGAATGGGTAGAGAAAGAAATTTAGTTTACGATTTTAGATTAACTGATTTTACTCCAATTACGCACATAACTGGCAAAGTAAATAGAGAAGGAATCCGAAAAATGACACCTAGGGAATGGGCTAGATTACAAGGTTTTCCTGATGATTACAAAATTGTAGTTTCTGACGCTCAAGCATATAAACAATTTGGTAATTCAGTTGCTGTACCAGCAATTCAAGCGACCGCAAAAAAGATTATAGAAAAACTAAAACTTTTATGA
- a CDS encoding class I SAM-dependent methyltransferase, with translation MNFTNSTTYIKVSDHSVSKESFDLLFNEEYEILKTTPQPSLEKLPFYYESEDYISHTDSKRTLFEKVYHLVKSNALKSKVNLITKLIPQKGTILDIGSGTGDFLMTAKNNGWNIKGLEPNLKAKQIAVSKGVVFEEDLESIADNSIDVITMWHVLEHVPNLDEQFTQLKRIVKPNGYIVIAVPNYKSFDAKYYKSFWAAYDAPRHLWHFSKTTIQKLAANYNLELEKVKPMWFDSFYVSLLSEKYKTGKMNFVKGFLIGLTSNVVGIFKNEFSSHIYIIKNK, from the coding sequence GTGAACTTTACAAATAGTACTACATATATAAAAGTTTCAGATCATTCGGTTTCAAAAGAATCGTTTGATTTGCTTTTTAATGAGGAATATGAAATTTTAAAAACAACTCCTCAACCAAGTTTAGAAAAACTTCCTTTTTATTATGAAAGCGAAGATTATATTTCACACACCGATTCAAAAAGAACCTTGTTTGAAAAAGTTTATCATTTAGTAAAAAGTAATGCTTTAAAAAGCAAAGTGAATTTAATCACGAAGTTAATTCCGCAAAAAGGAACTATTTTAGATATTGGATCTGGAACAGGCGATTTTTTAATGACAGCCAAAAATAACGGTTGGAATATAAAAGGTTTGGAACCAAATTTAAAAGCAAAACAAATTGCTGTTTCTAAAGGAGTTGTTTTTGAAGAGGATTTAGAGAGTATTGCTGACAATTCAATAGATGTAATAACTATGTGGCATGTTTTAGAACATGTACCCAATTTAGACGAACAGTTTACGCAATTGAAAAGAATTGTAAAACCAAATGGATATATTGTAATTGCGGTTCCAAATTATAAATCTTTTGATGCAAAATATTATAAATCATTTTGGGCTGCTTATGATGCGCCAAGACATTTATGGCATTTTTCAAAAACTACCATTCAAAAGTTAGCAGCAAATTATAATTTAGAATTAGAAAAAGTAAAACCCATGTGGTTTGATAGTTTTTATGTAAGCTTACTTTCTGAAAAATACAAAACTGGAAAAATGAATTTCGTGAAAGGGTTTTTAATCGGTTTGACTTCAAATGTTGTTGGAATATTTAAAAATGAGTTTTCTTCACACATTTACATCATAAAAAACAAGTAA
- a CDS encoding HpaII family restriction endonuclease, whose amino-acid sequence MITGNKGEWSEIYTLFKLLGDKQLFLGNKDIEKLEGIVYPILRVLRKENNENFEFTIQDEIILISGGEEVLKIAISEFKEKAKFLLEEIKTNKERTFSVPEIVQFMESINCLSLKASSTTKTDITIVVHDQRTNQQPTLGFSIKSQLGSPSTLLNAGKTTNFIFKISNNKLSKSDIVKINSIDSRSKIMDRINSVLQLKGQFDFIKTERQIFSNNLILIDSKLPEILSQIVYDFYSSEKSNISGLVENLSAKNPLEFDISNEHKFYEYKIKRFLTDIALGMMPSKVWTGQYDATGGYLIVKENGDVLCYHIYNKNEFEDYLFNNTKLDTASSSRHDFGTIYEENEELYFKLNLQIRFIK is encoded by the coding sequence ATGATTACAGGAAATAAGGGCGAATGGAGTGAAATTTACACACTATTCAAATTACTTGGAGATAAACAATTATTTCTTGGAAATAAAGATATTGAGAAACTTGAAGGAATAGTTTATCCTATTTTGCGTGTATTAAGAAAAGAAAACAACGAAAATTTTGAATTCACTATTCAAGATGAAATTATACTTATTTCTGGCGGAGAAGAAGTGTTGAAAATTGCAATTTCAGAATTTAAAGAAAAAGCAAAATTCTTACTCGAAGAAATTAAAACGAATAAAGAAAGAACCTTTTCAGTACCCGAAATTGTGCAGTTTATGGAATCCATAAATTGTCTTTCTTTAAAAGCTAGCTCTACTACTAAAACTGATATTACAATTGTTGTTCATGACCAAAGAACAAATCAACAACCAACTTTAGGTTTTAGTATAAAATCACAACTAGGAAGTCCATCTACATTACTTAATGCAGGAAAAACAACTAATTTTATTTTTAAAATTTCTAACAATAAATTAAGTAAATCAGATATTGTAAAAATTAATTCAATAGATTCAAGAAGTAAAATAATGGATAGAATTAATTCTGTTTTACAACTAAAAGGGCAATTCGATTTCATTAAAACTGAAAGGCAAATATTCTCAAATAATTTAATTCTTATTGACAGTAAGTTGCCTGAAATTTTGTCTCAAATCGTTTATGATTTTTATTCTAGTGAAAAATCAAATATTTCAGGATTAGTGGAGAATTTGAGCGCTAAAAACCCTTTAGAATTCGATATTTCTAACGAACATAAATTTTACGAATATAAAATTAAACGCTTTTTAACCGACATTGCTTTAGGAATGATGCCTTCAAAAGTTTGGACTGGACAATATGATGCAACTGGAGGATATCTAATTGTTAAAGAAAATGGAGATGTTTTATGTTATCATATATACAATAAAAATGAATTTGAAGATTATTTATTCAATAATACAAAATTAGATACAGCAAGTTCTAGTCGACACGATTTTGGTACTATTTACGAAGAAAACGAAGAATTATATTTTAAACTGAACTTACAAATAAGATTTATAAAATAA
- a CDS encoding helix-turn-helix domain-containing protein yields the protein MEFLSAEANYTLRFINQTNKSIFLTGKAGTGKTTLLKEIIATTHKNTVVVAPTGIAALNAGGVTIHSMFQLPFAAFIPDNKQVAQFSGAIKFENRDTLGRHFKMNATKRSIIRNMELLVIDEVSMLRADVLDAIDFMLKKVRRNERPFGGVQVLFIGDLLQLPPVVKNEEWQMLRNYYNGMFFFHSHIIQQYPPLYIELDKIFRQTDAEFIDVLNNLRHNKITPSDIAILNQFVQPNFDLKKNKGYITLTTHNAKADAINAQSLQDLKEKQFTYLPEVVGDFPDKIFPLDEKLHLKVGAQVMFVKNDLNFDKQFYNGKMGVIKSLSSNEIRVHFPEENKTIEVERYEWQNIKYKLNENTKEVEEEVIGTFVHYPIKLAWAITVHKSQGLTFDKAALDVSQVFAPGQAYVALSRLRSLKGLILLSPLNMNGVSSDEDVLSYAENKASEDILQDALVQETNTFLLHTLLKTFDFKELIQEWRNHQFSYKAEAPKSPKSKHLNWAKLQYETIAKIEAPSSKFMSQLHKIFHVEKLDAPFLQERCEAAYDYFFKTLDQVAEELLLKIEEIKRTKKVKAFYDELMVLEEMQIKAILQLKKARLLTQIITEGKEISKKNLVSDEMNVYKINKLVAVAERFRTEHATLIDDEDDDVSYYEAPKKKKKKEPKKATVEITLELWMQGNSIYDIAKQRKLTPSTIFNHFTKLIQMETVELADILPEDKIVALAAAFKDFKGESLGELKEKHGDAFSWDELRLFKASLRS from the coding sequence ATGGAATTTTTATCTGCCGAAGCCAATTACACCCTCCGATTTATCAATCAAACCAATAAATCCATCTTTCTAACAGGTAAAGCCGGAACCGGAAAAACCACTTTACTAAAAGAAATTATTGCTACAACACATAAAAACACTGTTGTTGTTGCGCCTACAGGTATTGCCGCCTTAAATGCTGGAGGCGTTACCATTCATTCTATGTTTCAATTGCCTTTTGCAGCATTTATTCCTGATAATAAGCAAGTTGCACAATTTTCAGGAGCTATAAAATTTGAAAATAGAGATACGCTTGGTCGTCATTTTAAAATGAATGCGACGAAAAGATCTATTATTCGAAACATGGAATTACTTGTTATTGATGAAGTTTCCATGCTTAGAGCCGATGTTTTAGATGCGATTGATTTCATGTTGAAAAAAGTACGCAGAAACGAACGACCATTTGGCGGAGTTCAAGTTTTATTTATAGGAGATTTACTACAATTACCACCAGTTGTTAAAAATGAAGAATGGCAAATGTTGCGTAATTATTACAACGGAATGTTCTTTTTTCATTCGCACATTATTCAGCAATATCCACCTTTATATATTGAATTAGATAAGATTTTTCGTCAAACGGATGCTGAATTTATCGATGTATTAAATAATTTACGTCATAATAAAATAACGCCTTCAGATATTGCAATACTGAACCAATTTGTACAACCTAATTTCGATTTAAAAAAGAACAAAGGATATATCACTTTAACTACTCACAATGCAAAAGCAGATGCAATAAATGCCCAATCCTTACAAGATTTAAAAGAGAAACAATTCACCTATTTACCAGAAGTGGTTGGCGATTTTCCTGATAAAATTTTTCCGCTCGATGAAAAATTGCATTTAAAAGTCGGCGCTCAGGTGATGTTTGTGAAAAACGATCTTAATTTTGATAAGCAGTTTTACAACGGAAAAATGGGCGTTATAAAATCGCTTTCAAGCAACGAAATTAGGGTTCATTTTCCAGAAGAAAATAAAACCATTGAGGTTGAACGTTACGAATGGCAAAACATTAAATACAAACTCAACGAAAATACTAAAGAAGTTGAAGAAGAAGTAATTGGAACTTTTGTCCACTACCCTATTAAATTGGCTTGGGCAATAACCGTTCATAAAAGTCAAGGTTTAACTTTTGACAAAGCTGCGCTCGATGTTTCGCAGGTTTTCGCGCCTGGACAGGCATATGTTGCCCTTTCGCGTTTACGTTCCTTAAAAGGGCTTATTTTACTCTCTCCGTTGAATATGAACGGCGTTTCTAGCGACGAAGATGTGTTGAGTTATGCTGAAAATAAAGCTTCTGAAGACATTCTACAAGATGCATTGGTACAAGAAACCAATACATTCTTACTTCACACTTTGCTTAAAACGTTTGATTTCAAAGAGTTAATACAAGAATGGCGCAACCATCAATTCAGTTATAAGGCTGAAGCACCAAAATCGCCAAAATCAAAACACCTCAATTGGGCCAAATTGCAATATGAAACCATTGCTAAGATTGAAGCACCTTCGAGTAAATTTATGTCGCAATTGCATAAAATTTTCCACGTGGAAAAATTGGACGCTCCTTTTTTACAAGAACGCTGCGAAGCCGCTTATGATTATTTTTTCAAAACTTTAGATCAAGTAGCGGAAGAATTATTGTTAAAGATTGAAGAAATAAAACGCACCAAAAAAGTAAAAGCGTTTTACGACGAATTAATGGTTTTAGAAGAAATGCAAATCAAAGCCATTTTACAATTGAAAAAGGCCAGATTACTGACACAAATCATTACCGAAGGAAAAGAAATTTCGAAGAAGAATTTGGTTTCAGATGAAATGAATGTCTATAAAATTAATAAACTCGTTGCCGTTGCCGAACGTTTTAGAACCGAACATGCCACATTAATTGACGATGAAGACGATGATGTTTCGTATTATGAAGCTCCAAAAAAGAAAAAGAAAAAAGAACCCAAAAAAGCAACTGTTGAAATTACTTTAGAACTTTGGATGCAAGGGAATTCTATCTACGATATAGCTAAACAGCGCAAGTTAACACCATCTACTATTTTCAATCATTTTACCAAATTAATTCAAATGGAAACGGTTGAGTTAGCCGACATTTTACCCGAAGATAAAATCGTAGCTCTAGCCGCTGCTTTTAAAGATTTTAAGGGTGAAAGTTTAGGCGAATTGAAAGAAAAACACGGCGATGCATTTTCTTGGGACGAACTTCGTTTGTTTAAAGCGAGTTTGAGGAGTTAA
- the ybeY gene encoding rRNA maturation RNase YbeY — MISFNYETDFELENEEAFENWIIDIVDSEASAVGEINYVFCDDEYLHKINVEYLNHDTLTDIISFDYTVGNLIQGDIFISIERVIDNANDFKVSFEEELKRVMAHGILHYCGYKDKTDADAELMRKKEEEKIKLFHVEQ, encoded by the coding sequence ATGATTAGTTTTAATTACGAAACCGATTTTGAATTAGAGAACGAAGAAGCTTTTGAAAATTGGATTATTGATATTGTAGATTCTGAAGCCTCTGCTGTTGGTGAAATAAATTATGTTTTTTGTGATGATGAATACCTTCATAAAATCAATGTTGAGTATTTAAATCACGATACTTTAACAGACATTATAAGCTTCGATTACACAGTAGGAAATTTAATACAAGGAGATATTTTTATTTCTATCGAAAGAGTAATCGATAATGCGAATGATTTTAAGGTTTCTTTTGAAGAAGAGTTGAAACGAGTTATGGCGCATGGTATTTTACATTATTGTGGATATAAGGATAAGACGGATGCTGATGCAGAATTAATGCGTAAAAAAGAAGAAGAGAAAATTAAACTGTTCCACGTGGAACAGTAA
- a CDS encoding DoxX family protein, translating to MTHAASILILLLLAVTFLQSGYDKIKDWKGNVSWLKEHFAGTIFANQVPMSLFIILVLEILSGVLCISGIINLVTKDSTVMALYGANLSCLTLIFLLFGQRIAKDYDGARTIVIYFVPAVLAVYMLS from the coding sequence ATGACACACGCAGCTTCAATTTTAATTTTGTTGTTACTTGCCGTAACTTTTTTACAATCTGGATATGATAAAATAAAAGACTGGAAAGGAAATGTTTCTTGGCTTAAAGAACATTTTGCAGGAACTATTTTTGCCAACCAAGTACCTATGTCGTTATTCATCATTTTGGTTTTAGAAATCCTTTCTGGTGTATTGTGTATTTCTGGAATAATCAATTTAGTGACTAAAGATTCTACAGTTATGGCGCTTTATGGTGCTAACTTATCGTGTTTAACACTTATCTTTTTATTATTTGGACAACGTATTGCTAAAGATTATGATGGTGCACGTACTATTGTAATTTATTTTGTACCTGCGGTTTTAGCGGTCTATATGTTGAGTTAG
- the mnmG gene encoding tRNA uridine-5-carboxymethylaminomethyl(34) synthesis enzyme MnmG has translation MSLFQNTYDVIVVGGGHAGSEAAASAANLGCSTLLVTMNIQNIAQMSCNPAMGGIAKGQIVREIDALGGYSGIVSDASAIQFKMLNKSKGPAMWSPRVQSDRMKFAEEWRMMLEGTPNLDFYQEMVSGLLTENGKVVGVKTSLGQIIKAKTVVLTNGTFLNGLMHIGDKQFGGGRAGEGAAFGITEDLVKLGFESGRMKTGTPPRVDGRSLDYSKMIEQPGDAIPEKFSYLDSSKALTEQRSCWMTYTSPEVHDLLREGFERSPMFNGRIKSIGPRYCPSIEDKINRFADKDRHQLFVEPEGWNTCEMYVNGFSTSLPEEVQFKAMRSVAGFENVKFFRPGYAIEYDYFPPTQLKHTLETKLVEGLFFAGQINGTTGYEEAASQGLMAGINAALKVQEKEPFILKRNEAYIGVLIDDLITKGTEEPYRMFTSRAEYRTLLRQDNADFRLTPKGHALGLASDERLIRMEKKLSQSSEMVNFFRETSIKPEEANPVLEEKGSSPMAQPDKMFKVLSRPQIDLDDFLKFKKVAAYVEERNLDREVIEQAEIQVKYSGYIEKEKNHADKLNRLEDAIIPENFDFDKIKSISIEAKQKLNKIRPKTIAQASRISGVSPSDISVLLIHMGR, from the coding sequence ATGAGTTTATTTCAAAATACATACGATGTAATTGTAGTTGGCGGCGGTCACGCTGGTTCCGAAGCGGCAGCTTCGGCGGCAAATTTAGGCTGCTCTACCCTATTGGTTACAATGAATATACAAAACATTGCACAAATGTCTTGTAATCCTGCTATGGGAGGAATTGCAAAGGGACAAATTGTAAGAGAGATTGATGCGCTTGGAGGTTATTCTGGAATTGTTTCGGATGCTTCAGCAATTCAATTCAAAATGTTGAACAAATCAAAAGGTCCTGCAATGTGGTCTCCACGAGTTCAAAGCGACAGAATGAAGTTTGCTGAAGAATGGAGAATGATGTTGGAGGGAACACCTAATTTGGATTTTTATCAAGAAATGGTTTCTGGACTTTTAACTGAGAACGGAAAAGTTGTGGGTGTAAAAACATCCTTGGGACAAATTATAAAAGCAAAAACAGTCGTTCTTACTAATGGAACTTTCTTAAATGGTTTAATGCATATTGGCGATAAACAATTTGGAGGTGGTCGTGCTGGTGAAGGTGCTGCTTTCGGAATTACCGAAGATTTGGTTAAGTTAGGTTTTGAATCGGGTAGAATGAAAACAGGAACACCTCCTCGTGTAGATGGTCGTTCCTTGGATTATTCTAAAATGATAGAACAACCTGGCGATGCTATCCCTGAAAAATTTTCTTATTTAGATAGTTCAAAAGCTTTAACCGAACAACGTTCATGTTGGATGACATACACTTCTCCTGAAGTACATGATTTACTTCGAGAAGGATTTGAGCGTAGTCCAATGTTTAACGGTAGGATAAAAAGTATTGGACCTAGATATTGTCCTTCTATTGAAGATAAAATTAATCGTTTTGCCGATAAAGATAGACACCAGTTGTTTGTTGAACCTGAAGGTTGGAATACATGTGAGATGTATGTAAACGGATTTTCTACTTCTCTTCCAGAGGAAGTTCAATTTAAAGCGATGCGTTCTGTAGCTGGTTTTGAAAATGTGAAATTCTTTAGACCTGGTTATGCTATTGAATACGATTATTTCCCTCCTACTCAATTGAAACATACTTTAGAAACTAAGTTAGTTGAAGGTTTATTTTTTGCTGGACAAATAAATGGAACTACAGGATATGAAGAAGCAGCTTCTCAAGGTTTAATGGCAGGTATAAATGCGGCTTTAAAAGTTCAAGAAAAAGAACCTTTTATATTAAAACGTAATGAAGCGTATATAGGCGTTTTGATTGACGATTTAATTACGAAAGGTACAGAAGAACCTTATCGTATGTTTACTTCTCGTGCAGAATATAGAACACTATTGCGTCAGGACAATGCCGATTTCAGATTAACTCCAAAAGGACATGCTTTAGGTCTTGCTTCTGATGAGCGTTTAATTCGTATGGAAAAGAAGCTTTCTCAATCATCTGAAATGGTAAACTTTTTTAGAGAAACAAGTATCAAGCCAGAAGAAGCAAATCCGGTTTTAGAAGAAAAAGGATCTTCACCAATGGCTCAACCTGATAAAATGTTTAAAGTGCTTTCTCGTCCCCAAATTGATTTAGACGATTTTCTTAAGTTTAAAAAAGTAGCAGCTTATGTTGAGGAAAGAAATTTAGATAGAGAAGTAATTGAACAAGCAGAAATTCAAGTGAAGTATTCTGGTTATATTGAAAAAGAGAAAAATCATGCAGATAAATTGAATCGTTTAGAAGATGCAATTATTCCTGAGAATTTTGATTTCGATAAAATTAAATCTATTTCAATTGAAGCAAAACAAAAGCTAAATAAAATCAGACCTAAAACAATTGCGCAAGCATCTCGTATAAGCGGTGTTTCACCAAGTGATATTTCGGTCTTATTAATTCATATGGGACGATAA